A genomic region of Lysinibacillus sp. 2017 contains the following coding sequences:
- the sppA gene encoding signal peptide peptidase SppA, which translates to MNTKRIVALIIAAVLLFFSIGINTIITIFKTDFFSSFDSIMGTKDIVYEKVIEPGDFDKRIAHLTVNGVIQDVSEPSIWQTVDYNHQAFLDQLDAVLEDDSVKAVLLSVNSPGGGVIESAEIHEKLLKIKDEKQIPIYVSMGSMAASGGYYISAPADKIFAQRETITGSIGVIMQSINYSKLAEKIGVEYETIKSGEHKDMFGGARPSTPEELAMLQEMIDESYEEFVNIIEAGRGMTEADVKKVADGRILGGSQALKAGLVDEIGNEAATLRTLREDHGLEKAGFFEYTVDTDSWASLLGVKIGSFFSPSAESQYLSKIISSTNSPRMMYLYGEH; encoded by the coding sequence ATGAATACAAAACGAATAGTAGCACTTATTATTGCAGCAGTATTATTATTTTTCTCAATCGGGATTAATACGATTATTACCATATTTAAAACAGATTTTTTTAGTAGTTTTGATAGCATTATGGGGACAAAGGATATTGTCTATGAGAAGGTTATTGAACCAGGCGATTTCGACAAACGAATTGCTCACTTAACGGTGAATGGTGTCATTCAAGATGTAAGTGAACCAAGTATTTGGCAAACAGTCGACTATAATCACCAAGCTTTTTTAGATCAATTAGATGCCGTACTAGAGGATGATTCAGTTAAAGCCGTATTATTATCGGTAAATTCACCAGGTGGTGGTGTTATTGAATCAGCAGAAATTCATGAAAAATTACTGAAAATTAAAGATGAGAAACAAATTCCAATTTATGTTTCGATGGGCTCAATGGCCGCTTCTGGTGGGTATTATATTTCAGCACCTGCAGATAAAATTTTTGCCCAGCGTGAAACCATTACAGGTTCGATTGGTGTTATTATGCAATCGATCAATTACAGTAAATTGGCTGAAAAAATTGGTGTTGAATATGAGACGATTAAATCAGGGGAGCATAAAGATATGTTCGGTGGTGCACGTCCATCAACACCAGAAGAGTTAGCAATGTTGCAAGAAATGATTGACGAATCGTATGAAGAATTCGTTAATATTATCGAAGCAGGCCGAGGTATGACAGAAGCGGATGTGAAAAAAGTTGCTGACGGTCGAATTTTAGGCGGTTCACAAGCATTAAAAGCAGGATTAGTAGATGAAATTGGTAATGAGGCAGCTACGCTTCGTACATTACGTGAAGATCATGGCTTAGAAAAAGCGGGATTTTTTGAGTACACAGTAGATACAGATAGCTGGGCGTCATTATTAGGCGTTAAAATTGGTTCTTTCTTTAGTCCATCAGCTGAATCACAATACTTATCAAAAATTATTTCTTCAACAAATTCACCACGTATGATGTACTTATACGGTGAACATTAA